A genomic stretch from Nodosilinea sp. E11 includes:
- a CDS encoding ParB/RepB/Spo0J family partition protein, with amino-acid sequence MTSMFEQAVGAQKEEELDRLRAEIEQLKLTQSNGSGEPSFIQIPVSQIMALRLPDNLKQPRRYFDPEKLAKLRDSIQKHGQVLEPILVRRAADGLYETISGERRWRCCIELKIDFIPAMVVEMIDETALEVALIAHLLSEEISAIEETDSILSLLKLRLGQTFEEVKQFLIAIKNYQSRGDGAELVEANGDKVAIIEAVLEEFGLKVSSFVSNRLPLLNLNPQIIEAVRSGEISPTSATLINRTPEQHQAALIEFSKTATKTQLQEKIDHLKHVEQSQRINPRDVVDNSGIIMPATQPQSDDDNSGIIMTAVPVQERIYTRLKSIRRRKSLLNDQRVQEHLAQVDSVLEKIEAIAEEKGISLS; translated from the coding sequence ATGACCAGTATGTTTGAGCAAGCCGTTGGGGCTCAGAAAGAAGAAGAGTTGGATCGCCTCAGGGCCGAGATTGAGCAGCTCAAACTGACCCAATCCAATGGATCTGGAGAACCTAGCTTTATTCAAATTCCGGTTTCCCAGATCATGGCTTTGCGACTGCCGGACAACTTGAAGCAACCCCGGCGCTATTTCGACCCCGAAAAGTTGGCTAAGCTGCGAGACTCTATCCAAAAACACGGTCAGGTCTTAGAGCCAATTTTGGTGCGCCGCGCCGCCGACGGTCTTTACGAGACCATTAGCGGAGAACGGCGCTGGCGCTGTTGTATAGAGCTCAAGATTGACTTCATCCCGGCTATGGTTGTTGAGATGATCGATGAAACTGCGCTCGAAGTTGCCTTGATTGCCCATCTTTTGAGCGAAGAGATTAGCGCTATTGAGGAGACAGATTCTATCCTCAGTCTGCTCAAGCTTAGACTGGGGCAAACCTTTGAAGAGGTCAAGCAATTTTTGATAGCGATCAAAAACTATCAATCGAGGGGAGATGGTGCTGAGCTGGTCGAAGCCAATGGTGACAAGGTAGCTATCATCGAAGCTGTTCTAGAAGAGTTTGGCTTGAAGGTCAGCAGTTTTGTTTCCAATCGCCTGCCACTGCTGAACCTCAATCCTCAAATCATTGAGGCTGTACGCTCTGGGGAGATTAGTCCTACCAGCGCTACTTTAATCAACAGAACACCGGAACAGCATCAAGCTGCTTTGATCGAGTTCAGCAAAACAGCCACCAAGACTCAGCTTCAGGAAAAGATTGATCACCTAAAACACGTTGAACAGTCGCAAAGGATAAACCCTCGCGATGTGGTTGATAATTCCGGAATTATCATGCCAGCAACCCAGCCTCAAAGCGATGACGATAATTCTGGAATTATCATGACTGCTGTTCCGGTTCAAGAGCGCATCTATACTCGCTTGAAGAGTATTCGCAGGCGAAAGTCGCTTTTGAATGACCAAAGGGTGCAGGAACATCTCGCTCAAGTTGACTCGGTGCTAGAAAAAATTGAAGCTATTGCCGAAGAAAAAGGAATTTCACTGTCCTGA
- a CDS encoding transposase, with protein MQYRVRNWSEYTAGLKQRGSLTVWLSEDVLEQWLVSTATGRRGASCTYSDVAIATVATLKSLFNLAGRQGQGFVESVFQLMHIALPVPDHSTVSRRLGGLSYQIRLVYLRNSVGLRDA; from the coding sequence ATGCAGTACCGAGTCCGTAACTGGTCTGAGTATACCGCTGGTCTGAAGCAGCGCGGCAGCCTCACCGTGTGGTTGAGTGAGGACGTTCTTGAGCAATGGTTAGTGAGCACAGCGACCGGACGGCGAGGGGCCTCTTGCACATACAGTGATGTGGCGATTGCGACGGTGGCGACCCTCAAGAGCCTCTTCAATCTGGCTGGGCGTCAAGGGCAGGGCTTTGTCGAATCGGTGTTTCAGCTGATGCACATTGCGCTGCCAGTGCCTGACCACAGTACGGTATCGCGACGGTTGGGAGGGTTGTCATACCAAATCCGACTTGTATACCTCCGGAATAGTGTAGGGTTGAGGGATGCCTAG
- a CDS encoding winged helix-turn-helix domain-containing protein: MPRPLHLEPHFSADELKARYRASVDPVESRRWHLLWLVHTQTTLTDAAKAVGFHYDYARVVVKDYNRDGADGLRNRRKDQRPQQSRSLLNPKQLEALEARLQSPPDDDGVWSGPKVARVIAEVTGVTKVWPQRGWDYLKRLEQSLQVPRPRHRKGDPEAQEAFKKTPGA, translated from the coding sequence ATGCCTAGACCCCTCCATCTCGAACCTCATTTTTCAGCCGACGAGCTTAAAGCGCGTTATCGAGCTAGCGTTGACCCGGTCGAGTCTCGACGTTGGCATCTGCTGTGGCTGGTTCACACACAAACGACGCTGACTGATGCCGCTAAAGCTGTGGGCTTTCACTACGACTACGCCCGAGTTGTCGTGAAAGATTACAACCGTGATGGCGCTGATGGGCTGCGCAATCGCCGCAAAGACCAGCGACCGCAACAGTCACGGAGTCTGCTCAACCCCAAGCAGCTCGAAGCCTTGGAAGCTCGATTGCAATCGCCCCCGGACGATGACGGGGTCTGGAGTGGGCCCAAGGTGGCGCGCGTCATCGCTGAGGTCACTGGGGTAACGAAGGTCTGGCCCCAGCGAGGGTGGGACTATCTCAAGCGCTTGGAGCAATCGCTGCAAGTGCCTCGTCCCCGGCATCGCAAAGGTGACCCTGAGGCCCAAGAGGCGTTTAAAAAAACTCCCGGAGCGTAA
- a CDS encoding IS630 family transposase: MTLRPKRRLKKLPERKAELEQQYPDALVEAWSFDEHRLGLKPIIRKVWAKVGQRPLALVDPRYEWTYLYGFVHPTTGDTEWLILPRVNSDWFNQALATFADQVGAGPHKRILLVIDGAGWHTCKDLVIPDGIHLEVLPPYSPELQPAERLWRLADEPLVNRCFDALSDLEDVLEARCRTLLSMQSEIKALTNYHWWPA; encoded by the coding sequence GTGACCCTGAGGCCCAAGAGGCGTTTAAAAAAACTCCCGGAGCGTAAGGCTGAACTAGAACAGCAATATCCTGACGCGCTGGTCGAAGCGTGGTCGTTTGATGAGCATCGCTTGGGATTGAAACCGATTATTCGCAAGGTGTGGGCCAAAGTCGGGCAACGACCGTTGGCCCTGGTTGACCCACGCTATGAGTGGACGTACCTCTACGGGTTTGTTCATCCCACAACCGGCGATACCGAGTGGCTGATTCTGCCTCGGGTGAATAGCGATTGGTTTAACCAAGCCCTAGCCACCTTTGCAGATCAAGTCGGGGCTGGCCCTCACAAGCGGATTTTGTTGGTCATCGATGGGGCTGGATGGCACACCTGCAAAGACCTGGTGATACCCGACGGCATCCATCTAGAGGTCTTGCCGCCTTACTCACCCGAGTTACAGCCGGCAGAACGGCTCTGGCGACTCGCCGATGAGCCCTTAGTCAATCGCTGCTTTGACGCCCTCAGTGATCTCGAAGATGTCCTTGAGGCCCGCTGCCGCACTCTGCTGTCGATGCAATCCGAGATTAAGGCCCTAACTAACTATCATTGGTGGCCCGCATGA
- a CDS encoding AIPR family protein, with protein sequence MNINASIIDQRLVSIVNDIRQKASEELRIRDESRLKSLAFVYLCVKTILDLDGDDAFDCLTEGGGDFGVDAMHISEEYDGEFTVNLFQAKYKNNLEGSSNFPEEGIENLINAIQYLFNPAARLEHINERLLVKVEEARSLIRDGYIPQVRALACNNGLKWNASAQEAIERTGFGDQVTWEHVNHERLVKILQASRPVKDTLQLSGKAIVEDMEFSRVLVGRISVTEITALIERHGERLLERNIRRYLGLQGNRVNEGIRHTLTSDEKNNFYFYNNGVTLTCDSFSYNALQDGDYQVRVENLQIINGGQTCMTIFKTLREPVLLHQNSQAFVLLRLYQLPRDNEGLVQRITYATNSQNPVDLKDLRANDERQQRLGMDIQQLGFNYRRKRSDTSTRPTDIITGVAAEAVLSVWRRKPHQAKFFSREHFGKLYDLIFTGQLNGAQVVIAVQLYRIAENRRKRPEPTDPGFVRYASCFIAMQMGQRLLTDMNVQMKDISHQNFQLAQQLINQNDEAYFNASVQDIQQALQDLYGEQEISLQQLSATFRRGDLISRLP encoded by the coding sequence ATGAATATAAACGCATCTATTATCGACCAACGCTTAGTATCAATCGTCAACGATATCCGTCAAAAGGCTTCTGAAGAATTACGAATCAGAGATGAAAGCAGACTTAAGTCTCTGGCCTTTGTATACCTGTGTGTTAAAACCATCTTAGATTTAGATGGCGATGACGCTTTTGATTGCCTAACCGAAGGAGGTGGCGATTTTGGAGTAGATGCTATGCATATCTCCGAAGAATATGATGGTGAGTTTACAGTTAATTTATTTCAGGCAAAGTATAAGAATAACCTGGAGGGGAGTTCTAACTTTCCTGAAGAAGGTATAGAAAATCTAATTAACGCAATTCAATACTTATTTAATCCAGCAGCTAGATTAGAACATATTAATGAACGACTACTCGTAAAAGTGGAAGAAGCCCGTAGCCTGATTCGAGATGGCTATATTCCGCAAGTTCGGGCACTAGCTTGCAACAACGGGCTGAAATGGAATGCATCTGCTCAAGAAGCTATTGAACGTACCGGATTTGGCGATCAGGTGACGTGGGAACATGTTAATCACGAGCGTTTAGTCAAAATTCTCCAAGCTTCTAGACCTGTAAAGGATACTTTGCAGCTAAGTGGCAAAGCCATCGTTGAAGATATGGAGTTTAGCCGAGTACTTGTAGGTAGGATTTCCGTAACCGAAATTACCGCCCTTATAGAGCGACACGGAGAACGGTTATTAGAGCGCAATATTCGTCGCTACTTAGGTTTGCAAGGAAATCGTGTAAATGAAGGTATCCGCCATACTTTGACTAGCGATGAAAAAAATAATTTTTACTTTTACAACAATGGAGTAACTCTGACTTGTGATAGTTTCTCATACAACGCACTGCAAGATGGTGATTATCAGGTGCGTGTTGAGAATTTGCAAATCATTAACGGTGGTCAAACATGTATGACTATATTTAAAACCTTGCGAGAACCTGTTTTGCTTCACCAAAATTCCCAGGCTTTTGTTCTTCTTCGGCTCTATCAATTACCTCGTGATAATGAAGGTTTAGTTCAAAGAATTACCTACGCCACCAATAGTCAAAATCCAGTTGATCTCAAAGATTTACGCGCTAATGATGAGCGTCAGCAAAGGTTGGGAATGGATATTCAGCAATTGGGATTTAATTATCGGCGTAAGCGTTCTGATACTAGTACTCGTCCTACCGATATTATTACAGGAGTGGCTGCTGAAGCAGTCTTATCTGTTTGGAGAAGAAAACCTCATCAGGCAAAGTTCTTCTCTCGTGAACATTTTGGAAAACTGTATGATTTAATCTTTACTGGTCAATTAAATGGAGCACAAGTTGTAATAGCTGTTCAGCTTTACAGAATTGCAGAAAATCGCCGCAAAAGACCAGAGCCTACTGACCCAGGCTTTGTTCGCTATGCTTCATGCTTTATTGCGATGCAGATGGGACAAAGACTTCTGACAGATATGAACGTTCAAATGAAAGATATTAGCCATCAAAACTTCCAATTAGCCCAACAGCTTATTAACCAAAACGATGAAGCGTATTTCAATGCCTCAGTACAAGATATTCAACAGGCGCTTCAGGATCTTTATGGGGAGCAAGAGATTTCCTTGCAGCAACTATCTGCGACATTTAGACGTGGGGATTTAATAAGTAGACTTCCATGA
- a CDS encoding DUF5996 family protein → MPHLWPSLSLDDWQDTCTTLHLWTQIVGKIRLVQTPWMNHSWHVPLYLTARGLTTGTIPHDDQIFQIDCDFFDHQLRIVTSAGQERSVALQPRTVADFYQAVMTALVELGVAVRIHTTPNEIPDAIPFEQDDIHGAYDAEAAQRFWRVLLQSDRVFHEFRSHFCGKVSPVHFFWGSFDLAVTRFSGRSAPPHPGGVPNLPDDVAQEAYCQEVSSAGFWPGTGLGYPAFYSYAYPVPEGFKDATVQPEAAFFHEGLGEFVLPYEAVREADDPDQALLGFLHSTYEAAAELAGWDVAGLKQTWFK, encoded by the coding sequence ATGCCTCATCTCTGGCCGTCGCTGAGTCTAGACGATTGGCAAGACACCTGCACGACTCTGCACCTGTGGACGCAGATTGTGGGCAAAATCCGCTTGGTGCAAACGCCGTGGATGAACCACTCGTGGCATGTGCCGCTGTACCTGACGGCGCGGGGGCTGACGACGGGCACCATCCCCCACGATGACCAAATTTTTCAAATCGACTGCGACTTTTTTGACCACCAGCTGCGCATTGTCACCAGTGCGGGGCAGGAGCGATCGGTGGCGCTGCAACCGCGCACCGTGGCAGACTTTTACCAGGCGGTGATGACGGCCTTGGTGGAGTTGGGGGTTGCCGTGCGCATCCACACCACACCAAACGAAATTCCCGACGCGATACCTTTCGAGCAGGATGACATCCATGGAGCCTACGATGCCGAGGCCGCCCAGCGGTTTTGGCGGGTGCTGTTGCAATCTGATCGCGTCTTCCATGAGTTTCGCTCCCACTTTTGTGGCAAGGTCAGCCCGGTACATTTTTTCTGGGGCAGCTTTGATCTGGCAGTGACGCGGTTTTCGGGACGGTCTGCGCCGCCGCATCCGGGGGGTGTGCCCAACCTGCCGGATGATGTGGCTCAGGAGGCTTACTGCCAGGAGGTCAGCAGTGCTGGGTTTTGGCCGGGTACTGGCCTGGGCTATCCGGCGTTTTATTCCTACGCCTATCCGGTGCCGGAGGGGTTTAAAGACGCCACTGTGCAGCCGGAGGCGGCGTTTTTCCATGAGGGATTGGGTGAGTTTGTTTTGCCCTACGAGGCGGTGCGCGAGGCGGATGATCCTGACCAGGCGTTGCTGGGGTTTCTGCACAGCACCTACGAGGCGGCAGCTGAATTAGCGGGGTGGGATGTTGCTGGGCTGAAGCAGACTTGGTTTAAGTGA
- the lepB gene encoding signal peptidase I: MMVQFISPGEAKIIRASLADVAAIGGIGVPLLLVLRLLAPISHIPSGSMEPVLQEGDRVLVNNMQYFTKDPERGDIVAFDSGFRGGLWNKEKVRFVKRVVGLPGDEVQIVNGDVYVNGQIFSQPYTVRHDENLALVKVPFEHYFLMGDNREHSYDSRYLGPVPAERIQGKVAFIARPSAFRLGL, encoded by the coding sequence ATGATGGTGCAGTTTATTAGCCCCGGTGAGGCGAAAATAATTCGGGCGTCGCTTGCTGATGTGGCTGCGATCGGTGGTATTGGCGTACCTCTGCTGTTGGTTCTCCGGTTGCTTGCCCCCATTAGCCACATTCCCAGTGGGTCGATGGAGCCTGTCTTGCAAGAGGGCGATCGTGTCCTGGTGAACAACATGCAGTACTTCACCAAAGACCCAGAACGGGGCGACATTGTAGCTTTTGACTCTGGTTTTAGAGGTGGTCTCTGGAATAAAGAAAAAGTTCGCTTCGTCAAACGAGTCGTAGGGCTGCCGGGAGATGAGGTACAAATCGTCAATGGCGATGTCTATGTCAACGGTCAGATCTTCTCACAACCCTATACTGTAAGGCATGACGAAAATCTAGCTTTAGTTAAAGTTCCTTTCGAGCACTATTTTCTGATGGGCGATAACCGGGAGCATTCCTACGACTCTCGTTATCTTGGCCCGGTGCCTGCAGAGCGCATTCAGGGCAAAGTCGCTTTTATAGCTCGGCCATCGGCCTTTAGGCTTGGTCTTTAA
- a CDS encoding winged helix-turn-helix domain-containing protein, with product MAATSKENLKATDYPRQTTERLPKVVIQRYGVVRALIVCNEPEHLATLAQCLDEAGHEVNICNCETSLTVIGQDKPDLIFVATWNILSLPSFFLQFQRLYAPLNNGYSPVIIAITNHESLDVGHLYNMGFDLVAEMPVRELVLMAQVAAIDRRIGLSRRTVSSDHLLVNLHTHDVFVKTQQGRLLTHLSIGQVQFILLKYFMQHPKRIWTRPELLERLGDEVESTRIMDTFDLRLIDGNVYRLRRAIKIALDGLAEPWQVGQGFREGFLHTERAGGYFFCDAIVLHQDISSAIKSTAPTQFLPCATCGRTTPEGCTQCLAGQISQANLTSPALLIKDQA from the coding sequence TTGGCAGCGACTTCTAAAGAAAACCTAAAAGCTACGGACTATCCCCGACAAACCACGGAAAGATTGCCGAAAGTAGTAATTCAAAGGTATGGTGTCGTGAGAGCACTTATAGTCTGCAACGAGCCTGAACATCTAGCTACCTTGGCGCAATGCCTGGATGAAGCAGGTCACGAGGTCAACATCTGCAACTGCGAGACATCGCTAACTGTCATCGGCCAGGACAAGCCAGACCTAATCTTTGTCGCAACCTGGAATATCCTGTCGCTGCCCAGTTTTTTCCTTCAGTTTCAACGGCTGTATGCGCCGCTGAATAATGGCTACAGCCCCGTTATCATCGCCATCACCAATCACGAGTCACTAGATGTAGGGCACCTCTATAACATGGGGTTTGACCTAGTTGCCGAGATGCCCGTCAGAGAGCTGGTGCTGATGGCCCAAGTGGCCGCTATCGATCGCAGAATAGGCTTATCTCGCAGAACAGTGAGCTCGGATCATCTGCTTGTGAACCTACACACCCACGATGTCTTTGTTAAAACTCAGCAGGGAAGACTGCTGACCCACCTGAGCATCGGGCAAGTTCAGTTCATCTTGCTCAAGTATTTTATGCAGCACCCAAAACGAATTTGGACGCGACCAGAGTTGCTAGAACGCTTGGGCGACGAAGTGGAATCCACCAGGATCATGGACACCTTTGACCTTCGCTTGATTGATGGCAATGTTTACCGCCTCCGAAGAGCCATCAAAATTGCCCTGGACGGCCTCGCCGAGCCCTGGCAGGTAGGGCAGGGGTTTCGAGAAGGCTTTTTGCACACTGAGAGGGCCGGAGGTTACTTTTTTTGTGATGCGATCGTGCTGCACCAAGACATATCCTCAGCCATCAAGAGCACTGCCCCGACGCAATTTTTGCCCTGTGCCACCTGTGGACGCACCACCCCGGAAGGCTGCACCCAGTGCCTTGCGGGTCAAATCAGTCAAGCCAACCTCACCAGTCCGGCGCTGCTCATTAAAGACCAAGCCTAA
- a CDS encoding type IV secretory system conjugative DNA transfer family protein, protein MVDTEQALLAQSPPARSTALESVGNSITPALKPLMGSNGVILGAIALVFMVMQIMKGRGASGQIARGSVSGGAEKARARKRAIAQLKAKKHNSVALYIGSLRRNKQGKPRNAKALYLPDVQRGVAIAGGPGSGKTYSAINPLIRAALDEGMPALVYDFKYPGQAECLVAYAARRGYDVRIFAPGYPESEVCNILDFMADADDALMARQIASVMNRNFARSSNSSEDKFFADAGDQLTQAILMLAKGMPNPDLMTASAVLASTRCPPALWKASAWANWGVCPRAGTFPTGCITPFLSSCS, encoded by the coding sequence ATGGTTGACACCGAACAAGCGCTATTGGCACAGTCTCCCCCAGCTCGGTCAACGGCCCTAGAGTCGGTGGGGAATTCGATCACCCCGGCACTGAAGCCGCTGATGGGCAGCAATGGTGTCATTCTGGGGGCGATCGCGCTGGTGTTCATGGTCATGCAGATCATGAAGGGCCGAGGGGCCAGCGGCCAGATCGCCAGGGGCAGCGTCAGCGGTGGCGCGGAAAAAGCGCGGGCGAGAAAGCGGGCGATCGCCCAGCTCAAGGCCAAGAAGCATAACTCCGTGGCCCTCTACATTGGCTCCCTGCGACGCAACAAACAGGGTAAGCCCCGCAATGCCAAGGCCCTCTACCTGCCCGATGTGCAGCGGGGGGTGGCGATCGCGGGTGGCCCTGGCTCGGGTAAAACCTATTCAGCGATTAACCCGCTGATTCGCGCGGCGCTGGATGAGGGGATGCCCGCCCTGGTCTACGATTTCAAATATCCAGGGCAGGCTGAGTGCCTGGTGGCCTACGCCGCCCGCCGTGGCTATGACGTGCGCATCTTCGCGCCGGGCTACCCCGAGTCTGAGGTCTGCAACATTCTCGACTTTATGGCCGATGCCGACGATGCCCTGATGGCTCGGCAGATCGCGTCGGTGATGAACCGCAACTTTGCCCGCTCTAGCAATAGCTCCGAGGATAAGTTTTTTGCCGATGCCGGTGACCAGCTGACCCAGGCCATTCTCATGCTGGCCAAGGGCATGCCCAACCCTGACTTGATGACAGCCAGTGCCGTGCTGGCCTCGACGCGCTGCCCGCCCGCATTATGGAAGGCAAGCGCCTGGGCGAATTGGGGAGTCTGCCCCAGGGCTGGCACATTTCCCACTGGGTGTATTACGCCTTTTCTCAGCTCTTGCAGCTGA
- a CDS encoding type IV secretory system conjugative DNA transfer family protein — MEGKRLGELGSLPQGWHISHWVYYAFSQLLQLKDSEKTVAGVIGTASKVFSRFMAPELISTFCGQTTLPIELSGKQLVILGLDRRRREAVAPLVATVLHMMVTMNVTKKRSDPLLLAIDELPTLYLPYLTQWLNENRSDGLCTVIGFQNITQLEDAYKREQARAILGGCATKVLFNPQDPDSARMFSDYLGEEEVTIKQKSRSSGGKGGASHSTSDHLQKRPIVEPAQFNRLPVGRCVLISPGFCRKDETSIPLISSIKVPKADVLDDDWSVKTWPKVKAKLEARTPQSLGDSARARQEIAIRMAIAAELLPLPVDGEGAEASGGRFNGGVPSILPTPKAGARVINAAALMEFTEAF, encoded by the coding sequence ATGGAAGGCAAGCGCCTGGGCGAATTGGGGAGTCTGCCCCAGGGCTGGCACATTTCCCACTGGGTGTATTACGCCTTTTCTCAGCTCTTGCAGCTGAAGGATTCTGAAAAAACGGTGGCCGGGGTCATCGGTACCGCCAGCAAGGTGTTTTCTCGGTTTATGGCCCCCGAGCTGATCTCAACCTTTTGCGGTCAGACCACCCTGCCGATTGAACTGTCCGGTAAGCAGCTGGTGATTCTAGGGTTAGACCGGCGCAGGCGTGAGGCCGTCGCGCCTCTGGTGGCCACGGTGCTGCACATGATGGTGACGATGAATGTCACTAAAAAACGCAGCGATCCGCTGCTGCTAGCCATTGATGAATTGCCGACCCTTTACCTGCCCTATTTGACCCAGTGGCTCAACGAAAACCGCTCTGACGGCCTGTGTACGGTGATTGGCTTTCAGAACATCACCCAGCTAGAGGATGCCTATAAGCGAGAGCAGGCTAGGGCGATTTTGGGCGGTTGTGCCACTAAGGTATTGTTCAATCCGCAAGATCCCGATAGCGCCCGGATGTTCTCGGATTACCTGGGCGAAGAGGAAGTGACGATCAAGCAAAAGTCGCGCAGCAGCGGCGGCAAAGGCGGGGCCTCACATTCCACCAGCGACCATTTGCAGAAACGCCCCATCGTTGAGCCTGCCCAGTTCAACCGGCTGCCGGTGGGGCGGTGTGTGCTGATTAGCCCTGGCTTTTGCCGCAAGGACGAGACCTCGATTCCTTTGATTTCTTCGATCAAGGTGCCCAAGGCTGACGTGCTCGATGACGACTGGAGCGTCAAGACCTGGCCCAAGGTGAAGGCGAAACTGGAGGCCCGTACCCCGCAGTCGCTGGGGGATAGCGCTCGCGCTCGGCAGGAGATTGCGATTCGGATGGCGATCGCAGCGGAGCTGTTGCCGCTGCCGGTCGATGGTGAGGGCGCTGAAGCGTCAGGGGGTCGGTTTAACGGTGGGGTGCCCTCCATTTTGCCGACACCGAAGGCTGGAGCACGGGTGATCAACGCAGCGGCATTGATGGAATTTACGGAGGCATTCTAA